In Vitis vinifera cultivar Pinot Noir 40024 chromosome 4, ASM3070453v1, the genomic window TTTGTCTAATCTGAAAGGAGAGGAATGTTGGGATGTTTGTTAATAGATATCCTAATCCTTACCagaatttgagatattttttgtGATGAAAGCGGAGAGACAATCCTAGCTTTTATCAAttagtgaaagaaaaataaaaggctCATTTACTGGCTGAGCAAGTATATGGTTACCACCATAAGGGATCACTATTAACCCTCCTTGGTTTTCAGGGAGGCCATCTTGCATGGCTTTATGGGTGTGGTTCTTTGTGTAGGTGTGTACCAGTTGTGTGTATTGATTAGGGAGGATATCGCTCTCATCATTCCattgtaaatattttgttcTCTTGGTGAATAAAAGTTTTTGTTCCTAATAAaggatgataataatattgCCATCCATTTTCTTCCTACTGCTCAATGAAATGATTGTTTGTAATATGACAAAAAAAGGAAACCAAGATGGTGATAGATCCCATAAAATCTCAAAACATGCAATGAGACCCATAATCAGCAAGCACTAAAGTTGCATATTCAATACATCGGTCATTATTGAATAAAACAACATACTGAACTTTTTTACAAGAATAAGTATTTCTAAATTTAAGGatatagagaaagaaagagaagtcTTGATGACTTACTTTCCAGTGAGCTGGTGGAATGTAAGATTTGCACATTGTCACACTGAACAGGCTTCTGTGAGGGATCACAACCAGATCGTTTTGCAGACACTGTAATCACTCCTCGTGCAACCTTTTGTTCAGGAATTTCACACAGTCCATTGAAAGGCTCCATGTAACAAAACCTGTTAAAATGGAAATTCTAAtcaaatgaatataatatagCATTCACTGCAAGAAGCGATGCAAACATATTTATACTgctgtatatatatgtttgagCAATGTACTGAAGCCATTTAGAGTCGAATAATATGTGAACACCAGGGAAAAGGTATCCTTGACAGGAAAATGGCCACATAAAAACTTTAATATAAGATGTGTGCTGTGTGTGTTCAGATGCAGTAAAACTGCAAAAGAgtagtttgttatcatcaatGACCGTACAAGGCTTTCATCCTTTATTCCATCAGTGTCCCATTAAAGGTACAGTAGTGAGGTGTGAAGAATAGAATTCGTCCTTTATCTATATGTTGTCCAATAGAAAGATTGTGATTAACCTATAATAGTCAGACTTCATTTGCAAGAATTCATATTGCTTGCAACAGCTATTATGAGTGGATATAACCCCTGTCATTCCCATTAGCCTGGTACACATTGTGTGCACACACCCTAACATCTTAACAGCTTAAGCTTTCAGGAAAGTTGGTAATTTAATATGGTACTAAGTTATGGTCAACTAGGGTCTCAaattaagcttttaggaaagttggtagCTTAACAATCTCATCACATAATATCAAGGAAATGTGACAAAGTTTCCCTGAATCAAGGTATTTGATCACTTCACTAATGGATTGCTTTCAACAGCTCCTATAAGTGAATATTATTACCCGGGCCATCTCATGACCTAATATCAAGGAAAACATGACAAAAATTCCCTAAATCATGATATTTTTTCACTCCACTAACATAACTTTATCAACAAAATGAGGACAGATATAGAGTAAGGTTTTAAGGATCTGGGAAATGGTTCCAACTAAAGTGCCTTATGTTTAGTCTCAGACTTAAGTTTAAACCCCACATcattatgttattttcttttagaaaatgtgtctatatatatatatatgaaacaaataaaagacAGTGAATAAGTGATTCTCCtctaatctttttattttttatttttaatctaaagtACTTCATAAATATCTAGGGCAACAACTTAATACCAAGCATCACATTAGGCATCCTGGACACCCAATTGATAATTCTGCCCATATATTACTATGATGGTGGGTTTAACCATCCAATCAATTGGTTCCACTAGGCCTTCTATACCAAGACAAACTCAGTGGCCAAATTGCACTTCCAACCCTCCAGTTGTGCATTGCAAGTACAAGTTGAAATGAAGCACCCTTTCAACCTCATAAGTTGTAATGACCATTGAAaccataaaacaaaattttataggGGAcaggtaaagaaaaaaaaagcattcaAAAGTACCTCAAGTTGTGGAATATGGAGCAGTCAAACAcaacttaaaagaaataaaagattaGTTAAgcacaaattaaaagaaatagaaaatctCACACCTTTTCCCAATATAAGTTCATGACTgagaattataaaaataacaaattatagaTCCAAATGAATAATATCCAAGTAGGACAAACAAAGTACCCTGCATACAGAGGTAAAGCCcaacataatttcattttccaacttattttaaataaactagATATTTGTAATGAAAATGAATACCACTCTTGAGGCAAGTCATTAGCCCTAAAACCAGAGCTTAGCACCCGCCACTTCCTACACTTGTCACATTGTACCCATTCGTGGTCAGGTTTGTAGAGATTATTTCCCTTTTTCTGGAGGAAAGAAAATGTGTCAATAGAGAAATCTAAGTCATATTACCATAGAAGAAACATATAAGACTAGTTCAACATAGTAGATTGACGGTTCTGATGCAACAACCTAACTAAAAGCAGTTAACTGAAATCTAATGTGGAGTTTATTCAAAGAACAGACATACAGTCGATACAAAGCTGCAAGCTTAGTGGATGCAGGACTTTTTCAattatcatttgaaaatttatactTCATATGGTAGGTAAGTGTAGCAATGTTACCGGCATAATTGTTCTCATAAATCATATCATGTATCATTTTTCTAGTTTTCCATATTGTAAACCATACCTTATTGTGCATCATGAAGTTTgtttacataataaaaaataaatagaaaaaatatgcatCCATATACAACATATGTATGTATGATACGTATGTATGTATGATACGTATGtctgtatgtatgtatattgaGAGCATAAAGTATGGAGTAAAATCTaatcaatttcaagaaaaagAGTAGAATTTAAAGAGTTAGTATACATTTAGCTATGCCataccatacaaaaataatgaatgttaaagagttttgaaaagttCAACTTAATCAAAGATGATTTTATTGCGTAGGTTAATCATAAAATCCATAATCAAAGATGATTTTATTACATAGGTTCATCAtaaaatccataaaaataattttctgaaTTAAAAGTCAtagatgaaaattattattccCTCAAACTAGTTACTTCGTAactggttattattattattagtccaTACTTTAAAGGCTTTAAAGAATTACCAGCCCATTAAAAAGAGGTTCTGAAGAACTACTACATTTGGCATGGAGAAGATCCCTCAAACTAGTTACTTAGGAAGGTAACTAGTTCATCTGGCCTCCAGGtctggttgagaaaaattcaGTACAGGGAACATCTAGTTATCTTACTTCCATAATGCAACTTTGCCCTAGAAAAGGATTATTTCTTTACCAAAATCAAGTCATGGCTTAATATTTCAATGAAACAATGATAGTCAAATAGAACCAAAATAATACCAAAAAGTAAAGTTTTAATGAATTAACACACCTGGCCTGGGGTATTATTATCACATGAAATCCAGAAAACAGACAAAGATTTGTAGAACCTGAACAGGTTTGCCTAGTTGGAGATACAACCAACCAAGTTGGATTGTGTTttaatcaagaaaaacaaagaatttaaaggtcttttttcttttaaacaattaataaacttgttgatttttattcatattccaATTTTTGAGGATATGATTAACAAGAATAGGAGGTTTCCTAAAATAAATGGTATACTTCTTAAATAATTAGGCAAAACCTACAAATAAACCAGTAACTCAAGTGGTTGAGGACATATTGTGCAGTAAGTAAACATGGCATTATATTAAGAGAGAAACAACTTCACTGCAATGGGTAGATTGAGTGAATTACCAACTGAAGAGTATCAAAATTTGTGTCCCAGAATTCATCAGCTTTGCTACCTAGCCACTCCTCAAGCCGAGCATAAGGTTCACAGTCCTGAAATCCTTGCTTGTTGCTATGCACCCAAACATGACCATTTCCATCATTCTATACCAGGAAGAAAAGAACCAAGGCTGAAATGCAGTAAATGGACAGAATAGTTTTATTACAGATATAAATGACCCACATAGACAAATAAATATTAGTAATCTAACTACTGTTTAGATGGTTTATTAAGAGGTAAACTTCATGAGATTGTCAAAGTATTAGACTGCAAAATGTCTTAACAAGCATAGATATGCATATGCATACAAGTAATATTAGTTACCCAACTATTGTTTAGATGGTTTATTTAAGAGGTAAACTTTGTGAGATTGTCAAAATATTAGACTGCAAAAATGCCATAACAAGCATAGATATGTATGTGCGTATACAATTGCATAGTAGTTAGTGCCATGAttgctaaaaataattatgacaCAAGATACATCATATGACATGATACATTTTTCACAAATTATGATGTACCCAAATGTCCACACCCATTATTGAGACCCTTTTAGCTGAGCTTCTGTATCTTAAAATTTGTTCATATGAAGGATCAAAGTTTGACAGACACCCAAACCCGACTCCCACACTGGAACTGATGCAATATAGCTGTCCACAAAAAATACATAGTTACACTTAAGTAATACTCATAGTTTCCCTTTTAGCATTTTGGCTACGGACTAATGGAAAGTTTTAGAATAATAGCATTTATTAGCAAACTAGTTGGAACTACAAACACCAAAATAATACTTCTCAAATCAATGAATTTTACTTTTCAGATTTTATCTGCATTAAGACTCATCTTTTGCCAAGTTGTTAACTTGGTTCTTCTCTGCTATTTACATATTTATGATATTGATAAAAGGCAATATGTTCTCCTATGCCTTTAGTatctttctatatttttttgctTGCCCTATAACATGtttcttttttgataagcaaggaaagcaatatattaaaaagagccAAAATAGGGGTGCACAAAGTAATTCTTAAATCATCAGTAATCCATTAAGAACTTCGTAAATCTTTCTTGAAAATCTTTCAATTAATGAGGATTTGAGAGTTCAGGTCAAGACTACACAGCCTCATTTGTTCAATAAATTACCTAGATCTCACTAAATCTACAAcaattaaaatttgagagttCGGAATTCAGACAATTAAGATAAGTTCTTGAAGCAATTACTACTTCCCAGAAGAAGGTTTACCATTATATCAGTAACATCTATAACACCAATTACACCCCGACCCATATCTGCATTGTGTATCATGCCACCAACTCTCTTGTAACCCTACAGAGGACAAACAATTGAAAAGTTGATTAAAAATCGTGAGATCGGATGATACATATAGATAAATGAGTTGACAATCTTTATGGAGAAGTAAAGAATTAGTAGAAAAAGGAATTTCaaacaaagtaataaatttcAGAAATCAGATGATTTCTATGGTATATTCAAATGTTTCCTGCAATACAAACTTTAAAAGTCCAGAAGTTACACTTTTAATTTTACAGTCCTATAGTTACAACTCAAATAACTCAACAAATCTTGACTAAACAAACTGAATTCTAAGTCTCAATTTTGTTTGGAGGTCCTACATATCTTTTCAATCTAGTTGTTAGTGGCTTTAAACCTCAATCCTATCAAATCCAAAAGTTCTAATCACAAACATGTGCAGatatattaacaatatttttatcagaaacaactTCAGAGATATTAAAAATCTTCCCATCCACATCTTTTTTATGGCGATTTTTTATATAGTTACCTGATTACAACTGGATGCCTAATGGTAAACATTTGATAAGACCCTGGCAAAGTAATAGAGGTCCAGTAGCCAAAACATTCAGTGTGTTCAGCTTAGCAAGTACATATTCCCACACCTAAGGAGGCCCTATAACCCCCCTTCAAAGTTGTGTCTGTGGAGGGGGTAATTATAGCTGGTGGTGCAAAACTAAACCACCTGAGCCAATGCTCAGGATGCACCTCTAGAAGCTCCTCAAAGGTGCTCTTGATGGCAAGGGTCCTTTGTGGGAAAAAATCGTAAGAAGGCATGGCGAGCAGCTTACTTGTTCATTTTTTGGataatataaaaggaaaagaatcaaagatcatttgaaaatgaggagcattctgactaaagaaagaaaaacatttttattagtaatattTTATTGTGGCCTAAGGTGTACATAGATGGGGGTCCAATgtctttaattgattttattgatcGGTTGGGATCTCACTAAGTGAGGGGTTTTTCTTTTGTAGTTCCCTCTTTTTTGTTGCACCTTGTGGTGACTAATGTATACATCCCATGTACTTTGCTTGCTCTTTTTGGTGCTTTTAATATACTATTCTCATGTTATTTACCTATCAAGAAAAGGTGCTCTTGATCCACACTCAGATAGTTGACACCAGACTAGATCACCTTTACCTGGCTCTAGTATTGTTTGAGGGTTTAGTAGCTAAAACTTAAAATTGGAATAGGGTGAAGGTCTCTTGTATCTTAGGTAGGTGGAGGTGCAGGTGCATGGTGAGGGTTATGTGGTAGCAATGCATTTGTAAAGGCCAACTTGTAAGAATTGTGGCTAAATGAGCCTGGCAGACCTAGGTTGTAGGCTATAAGCCTACATCCCAGCAAGTTTTGCCCATCCAATCCTTATAAATAAAGCCCAAATGGCTCCTTTAGGCCAATTGACCTTTTACCCGAGATCTCACTGCCTTTCTTCATCCACTTCTCAAGTTCCGCCATTCTTCAAGATTGGCACCTGTGCTATCTCAGTGGCTTTATGCGACCTGCCTCTTTCACCTAACAATTGTAAGTGCCGTACTAGCTTAAATTGTTGCTATAGCTTTGGAAAATGATGGAAACTAGTAACAAAAACATGAAACTTTTATAGAGAAACTTACACATAATTTAAAACCAATATTATGAGTAAAAGGTATACATGACAAGTCTCTGGTGTGTAAAGTGCAAAAAATGCACTATTCAGACAGAATGTATAGTGTTACTGCttgcttttaaaattaatatgtcCTTCTATGGAGAATTCATTAATTTCCtttccatattttctttttagtttatactaactgaaaaaaaaaaaatcagaatagGGATTTTTATTTATAGGCAAAGATCAAATCTATTAAAAGTGCCAAACAAAACAGCGCACAAAAGTATATATGGTGTATATAAAGATGCCAAAAGGCCATACAAAGTGGAGATAGACAAAAAACAATATTCTCTCCGTACTTAGAGCTCAGTCAATCAATGAAGTCCACCATGGACATTGAGTAATCAGGAATAGGGATTGATAGAAATAGGGTGTTTTCTGAGACAGGACAAAACTTTCACAACCTCTATCAAGAGAACAGAAATCTTTCCCTAAACCTGCAGCATGCTGCCTCATGGGAGCACTTTCTGCATCAGTTGTAGTTAGTTGAATGTGTTTCATGCAACTTAGCTGCATATACAAGGGGGCTTTAAGTGCCCCACTTGTCTAGgttaaaattttgggaattaatAGCTTCTCCATTTCATAGAACCCCCATGTTgcagttaaaaataaaaataaaaaacacatcaAAATGTAATtgggattctttttttttttttcttttcttttgtctgtctttattttttaagtgttttgtCCTGTTAACAAAACAATTAAATCCTTGGATAGAAAGAGCATAGCTGGATATCAGTTCATTTCAAGCTATACCAATCCCAACCAGGAAGCAATTTAACTACACATTTATCTTGAAGGAAAAGAGATTAATTTCGCAAAGATAAAGAATTCAATTTTTCACTAGTATCTGTATCACCAGTGCTTCCAAGGCAAAAGTTCAGAAAAAATTCCCATTTCAAATTAAGCATTACAAAATACAAAATGTATCACTGCTGAAATAACcagaaaattattgaaagacATAATCGCACCATGAAGCTGATTGATAATTCATAATTTTCTAGGTGCAACAGAGTAGTACAAGGTAAAAACTAATGCCCAAGagcaataaaatattagaagcgTGCAATTACATGTGAAGCTGAAACTCACTTCGATTAAGCGGCCATGCCAATACAAAAATATTCCGCAATTTGCCTGCTCCCATTCTAATTGACAGCGACCAAGAGTTAGTTGAACAGGTTTTCCCATGACAATACCATTCTCTATGACAGTATTATTCAAAGATTTTGCCAATGGTCGGCTTTTAACCTGTTCAGACATTAAAACTAACAATAAAACCAgatctcacacacacacatatatatatatataaagactAGATCTCAAGAAACCCAAATGAGGTCAACCATCTAagcacaataaataaaaaaagaaacacagTTACCAGTGAGCCCTGAATAAAAATCTTCATCCGTGGATTTAAGAAGATGACTTCCAAATAAGATCGAAGTGAATAGTCTAAAGGCACCTAAAAccaaagaagaaacaaaaagtaaatGAAACTATTGCATGAATGTCTTATATAAGTATCTTGAATAGGATGTTCAACCTTTTGACTGATCTGGCCAGGACGAGATTTGACCCGTCTGGAGCGAATGAATATGTCGCCTTGGTAGAAGGAGCTCCCACTACTCATCCCATTATGCCATTCCAGACAATAATCTGAGCCCCATTTATCCAAATTCCATATGTATATTTGTGTTCCCGTACCTTTTTCACAAAACAACCCTGCTTTCATGCCAATGGAGTACTTATTAAATGGTGAAAATTCCCTTATAGCTTTCAAGTTATACTTAGCAAAAGCTTCAGACTGGATACTTTCATCCAGTTCCATAAACTGCCCTTGTCTGTAGTAGCTCACAATTGGGATCTCCAGATTCTGCAGCATTGAAATGAAGTAAAAGAAGAAGACAATCAAAGCTAATAAAACATAAAGCAGTAGccagaaaaacaaaacaaaaaaaaaaaaaaagaggaaaaaaatggagaaaaaaatccaaatccaaatcacAGTCCTCGGTAGCAGTAGTATAcatcttttccttcatttaaaGATTGTGAAAGAAAAGCTATAGATCTGGAACTACTAGTCTGGGTAAGAACGAAAGCATCCCTGCCAAGTCTCATTGCTCCAGTCTGACAAATCAATATCCAAAATTAGCACAATGGGAATCATGCAATATTCATGTTATCTAAAAACTGTTAATGCTGAAAGTGTACACACTTTTGAAACCCAGAactagagaagaagaaaaaagcaaTTATTTTAAACTTCTCCTTATTTCATTTGTATGAATTCCCAGAATAAGAGGGAAATGGAGAAATTTTTAGACAGCCTTCTCTCCAGAAATTCTCGTCTAAATAGTTTAACTCAAGAAAAACATTCAGCAGAAGCAGTCCTTGAACCATAACAGAGTAATTTGTATGAATGAAAGaaaccattttctttttattgatcTACTTCTGTTtacttttccatttagaacatttgtttgtgtttatttttgcatttagATCATTTGTTGTGTATTCTAATTATGTGCTTCTGGCATGCAATAGTGGTGGTGATTGACTGGGGTTGGTGTTTTTCCAGGCATCTAAGACCCTGTTTGGATTATCTTTTTGGAAGGCAAAGTCTCTTTTTGATCTCAATAAGAGCTTTTATGCATGTTAGgatgattttattaaaagagcTTCTTGCTTAAGAAAAAGCTAgggaataaaaaacaatattacttCTTGAGGAAACTCTTTTTAGCTTGCAAGGAAAGTTGTTTAATGTTTAATGGAACTTCCATAATATGAAGATTGTTCCTCTGAAAGCATGGCTTCAACTTTTAGATAAAGCCAAAAATGAAAAGCTAGCCCAAATGAGGCCTAATTTGACCATGCATTTTGAGGCATCAAGactaattttaaaatccatacacacacacacacacatggaACTCATTTAATGATCACACTGCACAGAGACATTGCGCATGTCATGGAGGCTATTTATATATCAACTCTCAAGGGACATAAGATAAATAACATAAATCATCTAAAATGCTGAACCAGAAATACATGAGTCCTGACTCACGGAAAAATCAATATTGATGTTATAAATTTGCACAACGGACAAGTAATTATCATATAATATCAAACCAAACAAGAGAATATCATTTCAAAAAGGCAGGAAGGAGGAGACAACTTTTCAAGCTCAAACATATAACAAACAATAGCACCTTAAATCCAATGCCAAATCTTCCAATATGATCTGGATCATCTGTATCAGGTTGTTTGTGCCCAAAAGAAACCATTCTAACAATCTCCTTATGGGTCATTCCTTGCCCATCATCTTTAACTGACAGCATTGGGATATCTTCACCAGCTTTCTTTGAATATATCATCTCAATAGAAATGCCCAATCTGTTGAATATGCAAAAACTATAAATATCCCAAGGCACACACGTAACACACACAAAATGCCACCTGATTGAAGAAATTACCATGTACTAGCAATACAATTTAGACTTACTACTTCAAAACAAGTTTAAGAATTCTAagcaagtaaaataaaattaagaatagtATAGATTaactaaaatacaaaaaaagtgCACATTAACCTACTTAGTCGCTTTGGCATCCCTGGAATTATCAACCAGCTCAGCTATGGCACCAAAAATCCATCCAGAATGAGCCTGACCAAGTGTTTTCAGGTAACTCGGATCTGCCcgtacataatttttttctgaATGACCATCTTGCTTAACAGCATTGAGCTGAGATCTGGTATATGCTTGAGTTTCAAAATCTAAGGTATTGTAATCTCCAGTGTCCTGGGTAAACTTATTGTGAGGACATCTATCCACACTATTTGCTGAACATCTTCCTGTCTTATATGCATCTGATCTATCAGCAAACTCCTTGGCAGTAAAACAACTTGGTACAACAGTCTCCCCGAAAGGTGAGACAGGTCTACTGTTGATGCAAGCATTTGTAGATGTTGTGCTTGGTTGCATACATCTACGTGTTTGATTTGTATGTGATGAAGCCTCTGGAGATAGCAACTGTACGGGCTGGATCATGGTTTCATCTGCAACCGTAAATGAGGATAACCACAATAACTTAAGAAGTAGAATCCTCCGTTTCATATCTAATGTAGCTACTGAtgattaaaagagaaaaaaaatgcacatGCTATGCTTATTGAATCAAATAAGCATCTAAACTCCAGCCTTAGGCCAAATGTCAAAAACATAAACTCTCTGTGTGTGTGGATCATGGTTTCATCCACAACTATAAATCAGCATAAACCAATCACTTATGAGGTAGAACCCTCCATTTCATATTTCATGTAGCTAGTGATggttaaaaaagggaaaaaaaatatatatatccacACGCTATGCCTATTCAAGCAAATAAGCATCTAAACATCCAGCCTTGGACCAAGTTTCAAATGCAGACACAGACAGACAAAATAGGAAAACCTTGGAAGTGTATGTTATAGGATTCTAAGGATGCAGAAAGACAATATTTCTCACATTCCAATTGAAGTGAAAATTTGGAATGGCCAAAGAAAATCAAGCACATGAAATACAACTTCCTGCCACGTAAAGGAAAAGAAGAGTTGGACAAACCTGATATGCCATTTGTTTTACTATCATCCACTTTGTGTACTTTCACCAACCTATATGCAACTACAGCATGGCTAAAATTTGAGCCTTCAGTGGGAGGAAGTATGTAAAGTtcatataattgaaattttgcCACAGCAACCTACAAAATCACGATATAAGTATTTCAAAGACAGAACCTTTACTGAAAATCTTAACTTGGTACACAATAGGAATTAACCTTCCTTCCCTTATCAAAAcagttaaataaaaataaatatagattTATACTGTttccacaaaagaaaaatgtattttttaaaacaaagacatattaaaaaaaggatgaaactgaaaatttagaaaaaggcAGAGACACCCAGAAAATAACTGAAGAGTAATATATAAGGTTAGAGTCATAGAACACCACCCTAGTTCCCACTTCCTATGCTGGTTGTCAAGATCTttttcactctctctctctctctctctctttttcttgtttGCAAGAGAAAGGCAGCTCAGGAACATTGTTCAAATAGCtaaagagaaatatatatatatataattagaatAACAGGCCATCACAACCACcctattctctctctctctctctctctctctctctcatacaaATGGGAAGCCATCTACATACCATGACCTACAAGACCCATAATATCTCTAAATGACAATAAATTCAAGAAAAACATATAAGACTCAATGAGTGACAAAGAAATTTTAAGATGACAATTAGAACAGATAG contains:
- the LOC100253299 gene encoding uncharacterized protein LOC100253299; this translates as MDDSLLTLGEPPRKDGSAHYIMLTKDQKSICRTQCLNPPFQMPPFWNISTIVREKTIHFLNELPHCFLRPAPQNSRDQREWRIFLGFLQKNMMVAVAKFQLYELYILPPTEGSNFSHAVVAYRLVKVHKVDDSKTNGISDETMIQPVQLLSPEASSHTNQTRRCMQPSTTSTNACINSRPVSPFGETVVPSCFTAKEFADRSDAYKTGRCSANSVDRCPHNKFTQDTGDYNTLDFETQAYTRSQLNAVKQDGHSEKNYVRADPSYLKTLGQAHSGWIFGAIAELVDNSRDAKATKLGISIEMIYSKKAGEDIPMLSVKDDGQGMTHKEIVRMVSFGHKQPDTDDPDHIGRFGIGFKTGAMRLGRDAFVLTQTSSSRSIAFLSQSLNEGKDNLEIPIVSYYRQGQFMELDESIQSEAFAKYNLKAIREFSPFNKYSIGMKAGLFCEKGTGTQIYIWNLDKWGSDYCLEWHNGMSSGSSFYQGDIFIRSRRVKSRPGQISQKVPLDYSLRSYLEVIFLNPRMKIFIQGSLVKSRPLAKSLNNTVIENGIVMGKPVQLTLGRCQLEWEQANCGIFLYWHGRLIEGYKRVGGMIHNADMGRGVIGVIDVTDIMNDGNGHVWVHSNKQGFQDCEPYARLEEWLGSKADEFWDTNFDTLQLKKGNNLYKPDHEWVQCDKCRKWRVLSSGFRANDLPQEWFCYMEPFNGLCEIPEQKVARGVITVSAKRSGCDPSQKPVQCDNVQILHSTSSLESISGDDSSQTPEDVTTVLKRLRRGPSRSCKKVKR